The proteins below come from a single Argentina anserina chromosome 1, drPotAnse1.1, whole genome shotgun sequence genomic window:
- the LOC126789507 gene encoding probable 1-deoxy-D-xylulose-5-phosphate synthase 2, chloroplastic, with amino-acid sequence MAVSGTFIRPNQYFSSCVNTPSPRLNPSCRKQFCLKASAGNTDGEERKLTRKEADGGRKIEYTAEKPATPLLDTINYPAHMKNLSTKDLEQLAAEIRTDIVHSVSKTGGHLSSSLGVVELSVALHHVFSTPEDKIIWDVGHQAYPHKILTGRRSKMHTMRKTSGLAGFPKRDESVHDAFGVGHSSTSISAGLGMAVARDLLGKDNNIISVIGDGAMTAGQAYEAMNNAGYLDSNLIVILNDNKQVSLPTATLDGPATPVGALSSALTKLQASTKFRKLREAAKSITKQIGGQTHEVAAKVDEYARGMISTSGSTLFEELGLYYIGPVDGHNVADLVNIFQRVKAMPAPGPVLIHIMTEKGKGYPPAEAAADRMHGVVKFDPPTGQQFKTKSPTLSYTQYFAESLIKEAETDDKIVAIHAAMGGGTGLNYFQKRFPDRCFDVGIAEQHAVTFAAGLAAEGLKPFCAIYSTFLQRGYDQVVHDVDLQKLPVRFAMDRAGLVGADGPTHCGAFDITYMACLPNMVVMAPSDEAELMHMVATAAVIDDRPSCFRFPRGNGIGAVLPAFNKGTPIEIGKGRILMEGSRVAILGYGSIIQQCVGAANMLKTRDISVTVADARFCKPLDTKLIKQLAKEHEILITVEEGSIGGFGSHVSHYLSLSGILDGPLKLRAMVLPDRYIDHGAPQDQLEEAGLSSRQISATVLSLLGRPKEALQLT; translated from the exons ATGGCGGTCTCTGGCACATTCATCAGACCAAATCAGTACTTCTCTTCATGTGTCAATACCCCAAGTCCAAGATTAAACCCCAGTTGTAGAAAACAG TTCTGTTTAAAGGCTTCAGCTGGGAACACAGACGGCGAGGAGCGCAAGTTGACTAGAAAGGAGGCAGATGGAGGGCGGAAGATCGAGTACACTGCAGAGAAACCAGCCACGCCATTGCTGGACACAATCAATTACCCAGCTCACATGAAGAATCTATCAACAAAG GATCTCGAGCAATTAGCAGCAGAGATCAGAACGGATATTGTTCACAGTGTTTCAAAGACAGGCGGGCATCTGAGTTCTAGCTTGGGTGTCGTGGAGCTATCAGTGGCACTGCATCACGTGTTCAGCACCCCTGAGGATAAAATCATATGGGATGTTGGTCATCAG GCTTACCCTCATAAAATTCTCACAGGAAGGAGATCCAAAATGCATACAATGAGGAAAACTTCAGGTCTTGCAGGATTTCCGAAAAGGGATGAGAGTGTTCATGATGCTTTTGGTGTTGGGCACAGTTCTACAAGCATATCTGCGGGTTTAG GCATGGCGGTTGCAAGAGACCTACTAGGGAAGGACAACAATATTATTTCAGTGATTGGAGATGGGGCCATGACAGCAGGACAAGCATATGAAGCCATGAACAACGCAGGATACCTCGACTCTAATCTGATTGTTATACTGAATGACAATAAGCAAGTGTCTTTACCCACCGCCACCCTTGATGGTCCTGCGACACCAGTTGGAGCCCTCAGCAGCGCTCTAACCAAACTCCAAGCAAGCACCAAGTTTCGAAAACTTCGAGAAGCTGCAAAA AGCATTACAAAGCAAATAGGAGGACAAACTCATGAAGTTGCAGCAAAAGTAGATGAGTACGCAAGAGGAATGATTAGTACTTCCGGTTCCACTCTCTTTGAGGAGCTTGGATTGTATTATATTGGTCCAGTAGATGGTCACAATGTTGCAGACTTGGTTAACATTTTCCAGAGAGTGAAAGCCATGCCCGCCCCTGGGCCAGTTTTGATCCACATCATGACAGAGAAAGGAAAGGGCTACCCCCCAGCCGAGGCAGCAGCTGATAGAATGCACG GGGTTGTCAAGTTTGACCCACCAACTGGCCAGCAATTCAAGACCAAATCTCCTACACTTTCATACACTCAGTACTTTGCTGAATCTCTGATAAAGGAAGCTGAAACAGATGACAAGATAGTAGCGATCCATGCAGCAATGGGTGGCGGCACTGGTCTAAATTACTTCCAGAAGAGGTTTCCAGATCGTTGCTTTGATGTCGGGATTGCTGAGCAACATGCTGTCACATTTGCAGCAGGTTTAGCTGCAGAAGGTCTCAAGCCATTCTGTGCTATTTACTCAACATTCCTGCAACGAGGATATGATCAG gtGGTCCATGATGTAGATCTTCAGAAACTACCAGTACGCTTTGCCATGGATCGAGCTGGATTGGTTGGTGCAGATGGTCCCACTCACTGTGGAGCATTtgatatcacatacatggcaTGCTTGCCCAACATGGTGGTTATGGCTCCATCTGATGAAGCTGAACTGATGCACATGGTCGCCACTGCAGCAGTTATAGATGATAGACCAAGCTGCTTCAGGTTTCCAAGAGGcaatggtattggagcagttctTCCTGCTTTTAATAAAGGAACTCCAATTGAG ATTGGCAAAGGACGAATACTGATGGAAGGCAGTAGAGTCGCGATTTTGGGATATGGTTCCATAATTCAGCAATGTGTGGGAGCAGCAAACATGCTGAAAACCAGGGATATATCTGTGACAGTCGCAGATGCAAGGTTTTGCAAACCTTTGGATACAAAGCTAATCAAGCAATTAGCCAAGGAGCATGAAATTCTTATTACAGTAGAAGAAGGTTCAATTGGAGGTTTTGGATCTCATGTATCACACTACCTAAGTTTGAGTGGCATTCTAGATGGACCACTCAAG TTAAGAGCAATGGTACTTCCTGATAGATACATTGATCATGGAGCACCCCAGGATCAACTTGAAGAAGCAGGCCTCTCATCAAGGCAGATCTCAGCAACAGTATTATCTCTATTAGGGAGGCCAAAAGAAGCTCTTCAGTTGACATGA